In the genome of Oncorhynchus mykiss isolate Arlee chromosome 30, USDA_OmykA_1.1, whole genome shotgun sequence, the window agatggtaATGAAGAGGTTTGACTAAAGCCAGCTGCAGGATAaactgagggagacagagatggtaATGAAGAGGATTGACTAAAGCCAGCTGCAGGATGagctgagggagacagagatggtaATGAAGAGATTTGACTAAAGCCAGCTGCAGGATGagctgagggagacagagatggtaATGTAGAGGATTGACTAAAGCCAGCTGCAGGATGagctgagggagacagagatggtaATGGAGAAGATTGACTAAAGCCATTTGCAGCTCTAAAAGGTTTGTTGTTTACCTGCCGTTCTCCTCCAAACTCTCTCATTTATTCTCCCTTCAGTCTTTCTCTCATTCATACTCTTTGCATACGAAAGAACAAACAGTATATTCAAAttgtaactttaaaaaaaaacggtTATCTGGGTCATTCCTTTCCCAGCTCGCATGGTTTTTCATGGCAAAAATATTTGATTGAAAAAAAATAGGTGAATTTAATTTGATTGAATACAATCTGGATTAAACAATGTATTTACTTTACTATAGTTGTACTTTCAACTGTAATTGCAACTCCCATTGATTGACTGGTGAATCCTAATGGTAAGACCCTGACCTGTGGCTGTGATGTGCTGCTCTCTCTGCAGGGTGACAGGGGGGAGTGCCGACCAAGAGGGGAGACTGCTTCTCCAGCTGAGAGAGATCACACGGGTGATGCAGGAGGGCCGCCAGGAGGAGGGGGTCAACCCACCAGAGATATTGGCACTTTGACCCAGTGGTAGATCGGTCAATATGCCCTTGAGctgggcattgaccctggatgcttctgtgtgtcgctctgaatgggaatctgttggatgactggtatgatgtagttattgagcagcttcactgcaagtatattgtatgtttcaaatattcaataaataataaaaaataattaaacaatATGGAGGTATACCAGATTTGGTGTAACATACAGTAGGGTTTAGTGCTTCTGATGAGGACTGTACAGTATGTGCTCGAATTACAAAGTGACTGATGATGAATGGAAATGGAAACTTTATTAGGTAGTGTATGGTTGAATTAGGTTTCCCAGAAGATCCCCATCCATGCTGGGAAGAGCCCTTCTGTGGATGCGACCATTCCCAGGCGACCAGCACTGAGGAGCAGCCAGACGACCAACGAGAGTGGGGCTGACCAGGAGGAGGGTGGGGCTGAGGATGATGAAGGTGGAGCTGAGGCAGGGTCTGATTTGAATACTGATGAGGAAGCTGCTTATTTATCCACTGGGAATGAGGAAGGTGGGGCTAAGTGTGATGTGTGTGGGACTGAGGTAGAGAAAGAAGGAATGGACCGGGAGGAGGGTGGGGCCAATGACAAGCTGGGTGTGGCTGATAATGAGATGGGCGTTGCAGAGGAGCAAGGGGAGGAGCTTGAGTACACACTAAAGATGTCCATGGTTTTGGAGTGAGGAAAAGGATAGTGTCAACGGAAACATCATCTGGCCGTTCTTAGATAGAACAAGAAGCAGAAGAAATAACCATAAGGAAACACTATTGATTGACTTCCCTAAATTCCTTTCAATATTTGGGAGAGATGAGTGCGACCTACAAACAAGTCTAATTACGTCTGTCAATAAACATTTATTTCTAGCCTCGAAAAGCTTCAATACTGGATGGACTCTTGCATGAAGGCTGGCAGTTATCCAGTCTGTAACAGAGTAGAGGAGCAAAAAGCTCCACCTGAGAAAGATGGTATCCCTTCTTCTCTTGCTAAGTGACAGTCTGAAGCAGAAGTCATACAGTACCCACAGTATTGTACCAGTGCCTGGTTAAGGATTCCCCCATTGAATAATAGCTTACAGTAAACTGACTGGGATTGTATTGTGCTCCTACACATCTGCTTAAGAACATTAGAATCAATGTGAAATTTATCTAGAACTTCCGAGACCTTGGCTCTGACATTTGTCAAAAATTAGTCACATAATTGATCTTTAGCTTGTTCTACATGTCTGTGTGAAGAAAATTAAAAACTACAACGTTCTTTCTGCATAAACCCATCTGGACTTGGCGCTATAAGGTTATCTGCAGTCCAATCACAAGCCTGAACAAAGAGACGTGTTCTGATTGGTCTGCCATCGCCCTCTAAGTATGGTCTATGCTAGCCAGAAATAATGGCACGCAAGCAAAAAAAGTCAAATCTTACAAGTAAATCGTGATAACAGTCAGAACCCATGATCAGAGTAACAACTAGTTACATTTATGTATTCAAATAGCTAGTTGTGAATGAACATATCTGCAAttgcaactttttttttttactaatgtcTCAGGATTTTGATGCTCTGCACTCTAGTTTCCTTTTAAGGTGAGGACAAATGTGTAATGAAAGGAAAACTTTGATTATCACTATGTCAGAACTATGCTTTGCGTAGACAGAACCTTAGTAGAAATGATCATTGGTGACCTTGGGATTAAGACTTTTTTTCCTGCTTACTTAATGGCTATAATGCAACACTGGACCACTATTTATGAAAAACTCACTTTTATACACAATTGATTAACCTGTATGCCAATGTTATAGTCACTGCTGTGGAAGATCTCCTAGTTTGACAACCAacaatcttaaaataaaaaataagtctCAAGTgtgtgtcaaacaaaaaacacattGGCACCAAATGAGAAAAAAGGTTTTATTTATAGAATTGAACATTCTACCAATAGAAAAGCAACAACCAATGTTATTAGCAGAAAGCGTACAATTCACTTGTTTTCAGTAAGTGGCATATTGCCACAGTACAGATTTCCCCATTGCAGTTCAGTGAGTGGTGCCCTGTTGGATTTGGTTTCTGGCCACCGCAGTGTGACAAGAAGTGTGTAATCATTCTGCGTCCTCCAAGTCTCAGATATCCATTGGCTCATCAGGTTTGTCAGCTGCAGGCTCATCTGCAGCCTGGACGACCTAAAGGACAGACACAAGGAGAGGTTAGCAGTGGCCCACATCTTGATTGGCTACAGTTCAACGATAATGTGACAATTCCAACACTTGATGTGTTCAAACAATTTTGTGACATCATGTTTGTTAACCACTCTCtaatatatttaaatatacaaATATCTTAGAGGGCGCATTATACTACCCTGGATTCCAAATGAattgttctgtttcagtgtggtTCCAGGCTAGCATTAATCCAACCACTTTCCTCAAATGACATCCATTGTTAGCTCCAAGCCGACTCCTACCTTTCTCTGTGGCCTCTCCTCTAGACCCACGAGGAAAGGAGCCACGTCATCATCGTCGTAGATGGTGAACTCCATGTCTTTCCCCACAATACCGATGGAGACATTCTGAAAGGCAGGGAGAGCTACTCAGTAAaggcctgggttgtgttcattaggtacTAATGAACACCGACAAACAGGGAGGAACTAACTTGACTAAGAAAAACTAATTTTATCATAAATGTAGCAAAACATGTTCTGTTACATGACCTAATGAACACAGCCCTGTTCAGCAGGGAAGGAGTGGTAAGACCAGTTGGTTGAGCCATAGCAGCTTACCTTAGTCGTGAGGTCCTGTTCAGCAGGGAGTGTTTCTCTGAGCCCAAGCAGACCATGCCTGACCAGCTCATTCAGATTACCTAAATACAGACAATGCAATGGACAAAGTGATAAATGCAAAGAGCATGTGCTGAAATGTGTGAGACAGGTGCTACAGTTAACAAGCATCAAACGGTATTTACTTTATAGTAAGTGTCTGAGTAGACATGCATTTGTGCCCTCAGGTATGTATTTGCGTTAGTACTTGCGAGAACTacaaatacagtgtgtgtgtgtgcatgctctcACAGTCCAGGAAGGTGTTCATGTGTCTCTCTAGGTATGTGCGGGCAGACTGGGAGCGGGCTCCGATGGACATGGCTTTGCAGTCAAAGTAGTTTGCAGAGGGGCAGGTCTGGAAGATATGAGGTCCCATGTCCTACAAGAAGAAACCATAAGGAGAGAATGACTGATGCTCCACATTACTAATGAATGTTGCTTTAAGAATCACATACTACTTCTAGAGTATTACACCCCTTCATCAGCAGACCTAGTTTCCATGAAAAATATGACAAAGAGAACTCACGTCGTAGCCAGCGATAAGCAGTCCCACACCATACGGTCTTCTTCCATATCTCTGTGTGGGGATTTGGGTTTCTGAGGGACAGGTCAAGGGTTACATTAACAGTAGAGGACAGCATGCCAATTCCCAAACCTGACCTCACCGCTTAACTCATGAAAAGCCCAACGTGTGCATTTTGACATTGAAACATTGATTGGAGTTCCGGTGCAGGCTTCTAGAGGTGAATATGTGAAAACATGACAAAGGATACTGCTTCCAATGAGAGTGACGAGGCGTGACACTGGGAGAGGCCTGTCAAACACAAACCTGGAGTCCAGGCATTCCTGCCTCATGAAGTTACTGTCGAGGAAGACGGAAGGGGAAATCTTGACACAGATTACAGTGGATACACTTTGCATACGAAGTCATGGTATTCCTACAACTAGACACgagatgtgtgcgtgtgtgttgtacCAGAGGAGCCTGGCATCTGCAGTCAGCCCGGCAATAGAGATGCCAATGTGTTCATCAACATGGAGGATCTTCTTCTGGTGAGCAGCCAGCTCAGACTGGGCTCTCTGTGGATAAACCCGAACACAGTCTCAGTCAACAGCCCATTGATAGTCACTGCAAGTGTCAAGAGTACTTAGTCAAGAGTAAGGTACTAcatgtacatttttatttcatcttAACTGGCCTGGCATACCGGAAACGTAACTTTTACTGAGGGCGAGACGCTCTTATTCATTTAATAAATTAAACCTGGGCATAGGAGCACCGTCTACTCAGCACAAAATTGCCCTCTGGCTCTATTTTCTAGTTTGCAAAGTGTGGCTCATGTCCGCATCCAGTGTaacaggtaaaaaataaataaacatacaaagTCTCAGTGTACATACAAAGTCTCAGTGTAGCTCCTATGTAACTCTTGACAAAATAAAGCTGTCACAGTGTAGAATATAATTGGGAAATACCTTGAGAGCAACCAGGACTGCATGGGTTCCGGACTTGAGCCCCACTGTTGCCGAACCTTGTTTCACCGCCTCCATGGCGTATTCGATCTGGTGAATGCGCCCCTGAAACAAGTGTATTGATAATGTTACCTTATTTGGGAGACACTGCAGGTAATCTCATTCCCCAAACATTTAGAATAATGTTGATGTCCGTTGAGTTATGTTAATGCTGTAGTGAGTACCTTGTAAGGTCGCTTTCTCATTAGGCAACTTGAACCTTACCTGAGGACTCCAAACAGTGACGTCATTGTCGTACTGGTTACGGAACTACAGAGAGAAAAAGGCAGCTGTGTCAATGTTTTCACGGTATATTGGTCAAGAAATACACATTACATGTTTTACTTACGTAGTTATCTTGCATTGCGATGAGTTATCTACCAAAAAAACAACTCGACACAGATCGTGTTTGCCACCCTAGACTAAGGTATTGTATTGCTATAAATAAATTATAGCGCAAGCTAGGAAGCAACCGACCTTGTGGCTTTGTTTACAGTCACCTGGCAGGGGGTGCACCCACAGAATTAGTTAGTAGAATATGAGCTCTATGGGTGCACCTCTGACGTCAAACACGTTTGAAACTTTTAGAGGTAGGTATGACAACTAGCTAAATTTGTTCCAAGCAGCTGGTTGCAAGCATTTGGAAGACAGCACCGCGAACAACCATGCAATTTCAATCAGCCTTTGACTGCATATGTAAGGACGGTTGACTGCAAAGACCAATGGCATTCGGCAAAGTTGGGTAACTTTTATGGCAGTCAAAAAACGAAAGTGAAACAATCAACATTACACTGGCTAacgatagctagctaacgtagcatgctagttagctacctagctGTGTTAGGTAGCTAACTAGCCACCTAAAGTTAGCTAACTAACTTAGTTACGTTACTATGTAACTAACTGCTAGCCAGGCTagtactttttatttatttaatcttatTGAGATAGTTTGCTAACAATCTAGCTCGTGCATAATAATAAACTTCCAGATGCTTGCTGTTTTGTGCTTACTCACAGTGCACTCGTTTCCTCTGTTGTGCTCATAGACCTGTGCTAAGCTAGTCTGGCTAACGTACATTTAATATCCTTTCAACGAGTGATAGCTCTAGCTGGGATCCTTAATTATCGAACACTTTTGCCATTCAATGTATGCGATTAATTGTATTACTTATTAAGTAACATTCGCGCTTAGAaacgtaaaacaaaatgcatgctttaTTCATTCTTACCATCTCTGCTGTTGCTTGGTGAACTGTGACTCTGGATTGATTTATTTCCCTAGATCTGTGACGTAAGGCAAAGTAGTAGATCTCAGAAATCCATTCAGTAGATTAAAATTCGAAATGCAATCCAGTGGTGTAAAGCGCTTAAAATAGtatttttacttattttttttaGGGGTATCtctactttactatttacatttttggcaacttttacttttactccactacattcctaaagaaaataatgtcctTTTTACTcgatacattttccctgacacccaaaagtagtcgttacattttgaatggttagcaggacaggaaattgTCATATTCACGCACATAAAAAGataatccctggtcatccctactgcatctgatctgggggactcggagtgttggagtgtgcctatGGGATCAATATCATGCCAAATGTATTGTGAACACACAGCCTGCATTTTGTATTTGTGTATAATGATCTGTACAAATAAgtaccaatccacaaatgtaaatcacttgtTTTCATTTGGTATGATATTGATCCCCTGCTATCCGTAGATAAAAAAAGAAAGACAATTGTGCCCtctgttaaaatatatatatatatttttaatagtTTTACTTTTAATAATTaattatattttagcaattacatttacttttgaaacttaagtatatttcaaaccaaattattttttacttttactcaagtaggattttactgggtgactttcacttttacttgagtcattttctattaagacatctttacttttactaaagtatgGCAATTGGGTATTTTACCACTGATGTAATCAAAGATTGAAAACGTTAATAATTTTTACTTGACCAAAGACTTGCAATTTTACTGTTTAATTTAAATGATTCCTGTCAATTGTGAAATTAATTTAGATTTTGATTGTTAAAATCCATTCCAGAATGTATGtgtatggttctcagaacgttgcAATAACTGGAATGACATATACTTGCAGTAATAAAAGCAAACAACATTttgttttaacatttatttttctgCAATGAAGTACATCATTGCAGTGTGCCTAGATGAGCACTGGATGGCAGCAGTAAATTGGAAGTTTACATCACAGGCTACAGTAAactgatactgtgtgtgtgtgtgtgtgtgtgtgtgtgtttccactttttttttctttgacTTGTTGGCTTTGACAGTTATTTTGTTCAATAGGATTCATTACGCTATACATTGTCTTTCTTATTTTATGATGTATACAGTACTACAATCTCTGTATAGGGGACTATGGCATAGGTCAGGTAGGCATGTTCTTCTTCTATCTGCAGGGTTGCTATTTCAAGTCAGGACAGGTCTGCAAGAAATgctttgtatttcattttcaatgtaCAGAATTCCTTTGAATGGGGTTTTATCACTAAGTCCTGCTGAATCAGTCAGAGCTACAAAAAAAAAGGTCTTGTCAATTCAGTATTGTTGAGCTGCCGTCAAATTAAACCTGGATATTTTGCATTCTGAATAAACAAAATTACTCTCGAAGGAAAAATAACTAGACCAAAATCAACTTGCATCACTCCAATCAAAGCAGGGATAGGCCTAACAACAGTATATGCTACTTTTGATTCACAATGTGCAACAAGAGCATCATGGTCACAACACATTCTCTGTAAGCCTGTCACAACAGCAGTGAACACAGCTGAGTGTAGTATACAACATGAACAGGCTCATGGATGCAGGgtttatttatgctgcagtagtttatgtgtcggggggctagggtcagtctgttatatctggagtacttctcctgtcttatccggtgtcctgtgtgaatttaagtatgctctctctaattctctctttctctctcggaggacctgagccctaggactatgcctcaggactacctggcatgatgactccttgctgtccctagtccacctggccgtgctgctgctccagtttcaactgttctgcctgcggctatggaaccctgacctgttcaccggacctgCTACATGTCCCAGACCTGCcattttcaactctctagagacagcaggagcggtagagatactcttaatgatcggctatgaaaagccaactgacatttactcctgaggtgctgacttgctgcaccctcgacaactactgtgattattattatttgaccatgctggtcatttatgaacatttgaacatcttggccatgttctgttataatctccacccggcacagccagaagaggactggccacccctcatagcctggttcctctctaggtttcttcctaggttttggcctttctagggagtttttcctagccaccgtgcttctacacctgcattgcttgctgtttggggttttaggctgggtttctgtacagcagttGATGTAAgaaaggctatataaatacatttgattttattaatTTATCCCTCTTTGAATccttctctccccactctccacctctctctctccgcccacCCTGTCTTTTTTTATTTGGGTTGAAACGGCTGGACACTGAGAGCCTAGACTCTGTTAATGATATCTGATGTACCCTTGATCCGGAGGGAGATTAATTAAAGGAGCTGTGCTGACGAGCCCTCCTCCCCTGCCAAGGCAGATGCAGTGGTGGCCATTACATCAGCGTGCCTCCTTTGTGATTGAGCTTCTAGGAGCTGTGCTGAGCTCAGCATATTTCGCTAGGGCTTCATTTAACTCTGCCAAATGGCCCCCTTTTCATTTTTCAAATGGAAGAGTGGCCTGAGTCACTCTGTGACGGGTCCAAGCCACGCCGCCAGTCCTCGCACGcagggaaggaagaggaggagggcggAAGTGTAGCGTTATGGATTGGGAAGACGAAAGCAAGGTTGCTCACCCAGACCAAGTCTCGGAGAAGAAATACGTCAGTGTATTGTCAACTGTGCTTAGCTATCTCAatcaatgacacaacagtgtgtGTTATCACAAATACAGAAAAATTGTCCCTAAAAATGTGCTTGAATATGTTTTTGAAGCCCTTGTGGGGTTCTGGCCCTTTGACCCTCATCAATAAGGTCATTGTCATCACAGACAAAGTCAAGCATTTTCATGATCTGGAGTTGTAGTTGGACCTCAGAGGTGCATCATAGTCCTCCCAGCAGCGACTCACTGGAGCGAGAGATGATGACATCAGCGTCAGCAGTGAACCTGTACGTGCCTCCAGATATGGATTGCTTGagtatccagagtgacttaatgTGTCTACATATGCCCCCATCTCACACCACTGTTGCTTAAAATAGGCCAGCGATGTGTTTAGCCTGAGAATCAGCTGGACTAATGGGCCGGTCTGCCAAGTATGCATTAAGCTGGCAGGTACCACGGAGCGGGTCAAGGGTCATCAACAGCACACGGAATGAACAGAAAGCCCCCCTCAATAGGTTTTATGAGCGCGTATACATATTCATTGACTATTACATTTTCCACAAAATGCCTGGACACACAGCAGCAGGTGGTGGAGGAGTTGAGACTCATACAGAATCTTGCCATCCATTTCCTTGCGTTTTCTCAAAGAGTTTACACAGCATTTTGGCAGTTAATGGCTGAAAAGGCTTCTTCTGTCTCAAACCAGGAAGAGCACATTGTGGAGCACTTACTAATATCAGAGCCAGGTAGATTGCCTCTTCACTCAGCCTTTGGATCTAACAATAGCTAGCCAATAAGTGGCGAACCTCATGCTGTGTCGCACATTTATACAGCTCAATCCCCTAGACTAGGGAAATGCATGGAGGTCATGCAGCAATGATGGAAGTTGACTGTTTGAATGAAGACACCAGGGTTCAAATGTCCAGCCTTCTAGATAtatagtccctctcctctctcagcgcTCCTCATTCGTTCTCTTGTCTCGTTTTCCATGAGACAAATGCTTCCTCGTTAGAAAAAAATGCCACCTTATCTGATGTTTTTTGGGTTCCCCTAAAACATCACTGCTGTAGATCATTTCTAAACATTTTCAATTTCACAATTTCACAAGCCCCATTATACATTTTGTGCTGGGAATCATGGAATCAAGAAAATGTCCATGCACTATGTGGATTTCAGTACAGATTGTCTTAGTACGGGAGTCAGGAACCTGATGGTCCAGAGCCACATGGAGGCTCTTTAACTGTCCCTTTGTGTCTCAGTGGTGATCTATAATTAGCCATTTGATCTAATCAATACATTGTACAATGCCTGCTTTAGATTCATGTATGTAGATAAACAGCCATGTTGGCTCCTGAATCACCTGGCCTTTGAGGTTCTGACTGACAGCTGTGATGGCTCTTATGTGTGTGGTGTCGGGTTTTGTGGGACATCATGTGTTTTTTGATGTGTTATCGTTCCATGCTG includes:
- the LOC110521282 gene encoding proteasome subunit alpha type-1 isoform X1, with amino-acid sequence MQDNYFRNQYDNDVTVWSPQGRIHQIEYAMEAVKQGSATVGLKSGTHAVLVALKRAQSELAAHQKKILHVDEHIGISIAGLTADARLLCNFMRQECLDSRFVFDRPLPVSRLVTLIGSKTQIPTQRYGRRPYGVGLLIAGYDDMGPHIFQTCPSANYFDCKAMSIGARSQSARTYLERHMNTFLDCNLNELVRHGLLGLRETLPAEQDLTTKNVSIGIVGKDMEFTIYDDDDVAPFLVGLEERPQRKVVQAADEPAADKPDEPMDI
- the LOC110521282 gene encoding proteasome subunit alpha type-1 isoform X2, whose product is MFRNQYDNDVTVWSPQGRIHQIEYAMEAVKQGSATVGLKSGTHAVLVALKRAQSELAAHQKKILHVDEHIGISIAGLTADARLLCNFMRQECLDSRFVFDRPLPVSRLVTLIGSKTQIPTQRYGRRPYGVGLLIAGYDDMGPHIFQTCPSANYFDCKAMSIGARSQSARTYLERHMNTFLDCNLNELVRHGLLGLRETLPAEQDLTTKNVSIGIVGKDMEFTIYDDDDVAPFLVGLEERPQRKVVQAADEPAADKPDEPMDI